The following is a genomic window from Sedimenticola thiotaurini.
CATTTCCCTTTCCTCCTCGGCGTCCTTTAACAATGCTTCTTTATACTTCTTCCCTAGTGGGCCTGCACCAAAAAAACCTAGTATAGCTACTGCGGCTAACACCCAAAATGGCGCAGAGACCCAAAAGGCATAATCACACTGATTGATATTGCACATTACATTGAAACTTCCCCACCACAACAAGCCAGCCATAGTGAATATGACGACATTCCTTAAGTACGGCTTTAGTGATCTAGGACCTAGTGTTCCGAATCTCATAGAGCTTTCTAACGCTAGTGGTAATGGGCGACAACGGAGCGCAGTGAACTAGCACCACTTTTGTGGACACTTTTATTGGAATAGCTTTTCATAATTCTCTGGTGATTGGTAGCCTATCCCTGAATGTAAACGCTCTCGGTTATAAAACTCGATATACTCCACCAGATGCGCCACCGCACTGATGTCATTTTCAAATAGCCTGCGATGAATGAGTTCTGCCTTCATGGTGTGAAAGAATGATTCGACAAAGGCATTATCCAATGGGTTGCCCTTTCGACTCATGCTCCTGGTCATGCCAGCGGCCTCCACCACATCTCGGTATTCATGTGCCGCATATTCAATTCCCTGATCAGAATGGAATAGACAACCCTCCTGAGGATTCGACCGGGTTAGTGCCATTTTGAGGGCGCTTTTTGTCAGCTCTGCATTCCGTTTTCGACTAAATGACCAACCCACAACCTTTCTACTGAATAGGTCAAGAACTACTGCATGGTAGAGCCAACCCGTTTTGGTCTTAATATAGGTAAAGTCACCCGCCCATTGTGTGCCTGGCTGTACTGGCTTCTCCATCTGCTTCAATTGATTGCCGGTAGACGAGTAGAATTCATGTTGGCCGGGTCGCCACGCATAAAGTCCTGTGGTAGAAGCCTTTACACCCATCTCTTTCATCAAACGATTAACCCGTCTGCGGCTGCAAGGCAGACCTTTTTGAATCAATTCCTGATGTAATCTAGCTGCCCCATAGCTGCGACGAAAACCTTGATGTAGCGTCTTGATCGCTTCCATCAGCTTGAGATCATGTGCTCTGTGGTTACTCATAGGCCGTGCTTTCCATGCATAAAAACCACTTCTTGAAACACCATAGAGTTCACACAGGCGATCCAGTTTGTGTTTGTCACGGTTCTTCTCGATAAAAGCAAATATTACCGCTTTGTCTTCTCGAAGAACCGTTTCGCTTTTTTTAACAGATCAAGCTCCTCTGTACAACTTTCCAGGGCTTGCTCTAATTCTTTGATCCGCTTATTTGCTTTTGCCAGCTCTGCCTCTTTTTCAACCAAAGGGTCTGTTCTTTTTACTAGCCTCTTGGGTGATACCTGCTTTGATTTCATGTGCTTATTTTCCCG
Proteins encoded in this region:
- a CDS encoding transposase — translated: MGQTKKRNYDRYTLEFKQQAVKLANHPKVIAKDIAESLGIHPVMLYRWRMEYKNGELRENKHMKSKQVSPKRLVKRTDPLVEKEAELAKANKRIKELEQALESCTEELDLLKKAKRFFEKTKR
- a CDS encoding IS3 family transposase, whose protein sequence is MFAFIEKNRDKHKLDRLCELYGVSRSGFYAWKARPMSNHRAHDLKLMEAIKTLHQGFRRSYGAARLHQELIQKGLPCSRRRVNRLMKEMGVKASTTGLYAWRPGQHEFYSSTGNQLKQMEKPVQPGTQWAGDFTYIKTKTGWLYHAVVLDLFSRKVVGWSFSRKRNAELTKSALKMALTRSNPQEGCLFHSDQGIEYAAHEYRDVVEAAGMTRSMSRKGNPLDNAFVESFFHTMKAELIHRRLFENDISAVAHLVEYIEFYNRERLHSGIGYQSPENYEKLFQ